The nucleotide window GTTCACCAACACGTTGCGAGTCATCAAGCGCGACATTTTCAAGACTTAATTCAACGGTCTCACATGCACGCATGCCAAGTTTTTTTAGATGCTGGCTCACGGTAAATCCGGGCGTGCCTTTTTCCACCGCGAAGGCTGTGATTCCTTTTTGTTTTTTCGACGGGTCGGTTACAGCCATCACCACGCAAACTCCCGCACTTGCGCCGTGTGTGATAAACTGTTTGCTGCCATTTAGGAGCCATTGTTTATCTTGCTTTATCGCGCGTGTTTGCATGCTGCCGGCAGCATCGGAGCCTGAGCTGGGTTCGGTAAGCGCCCACGCACCGAGATATTCACCTGATGCAAGTTTGGGTAAGTACTTCTTTTTTAATTCCTCGCTGCCAAAGGTTGCAATGTGTGAAGAGCCAAGGCCATTGTGTGCAGCTACGCTCAATCCAAGCGAGCCATCTTCGCGACCAATTTCTTCGACAACAATTGAGTACGCAAGCGTATCAAGTCCAGCACCTCCGTATTCTTCCGGTAAGCGAATGCCCCAAAAGCCCATGTCGCCAACTTTTTTAACAATCTGAGTAGACATTTCTTCAGCCTGATCCCAGCACACCGCTTGCGGTCTCACTTCTTTTTGAGCGAATTCCCGTGCGTTCTGTTGAATCGAAGCGTGTAGATCATCAAGTTCAAAGCGCATGAGACACTGTATTAAGCTGCTTTAGGAATTACGTGGCTTCGCACCCACTGGATGATTTCCTCCAGGGGTGTGCCGGGAGTAAATAGTTCGTGAACGCCCTGGTTCTTGAGTACTTGGATGTCGTCTTCAGGAATGATTCCTCCGCCAAACACAAGGATGTCATCGGCGCCTTGTGCTTTGAGCGCTTGAATGACTGCTGGAAACGAGGTGGTGTGTGCTGCGGACATAATAGAAAGGCCGACGG belongs to Myxococcales bacterium and includes:
- a CDS encoding acyl-CoA dehydrogenase family protein — translated: MRFELDDLHASIQQNAREFAQKEVRPQAVCWDQAEEMSTQIVKKVGDMGFWGIRLPEEYGGAGLDTLAYSIVVEEIGREDGSLGLSVAAHNGLGSSHIATFGSEELKKKYLPKLASGEYLGAWALTEPSSGSDAAGSMQTRAIKQDKQWLLNGSKQFITHGASAGVCVVMAVTDPSKKQKGITAFAVEKGTPGFTVSQHLKKLGMRACETVELSLENVALDDSQRVGELNSGFIDTLKILDTGRISIASLALGLGEGALQRAISYAKEREQFGKTIANFQAIQWMIANSRTKLDAARLLTWKAASLADQGKPYTNEAAMAKLYASEAATEACNHAIQIHGGYGYTREYVVERHLRDAKLCEIGEGTSEVQRMVIAKNILRK
- a CDS encoding cobalamin B12-binding domain-containing protein — its product is MNVGRIRILVAKPGLDGHDRGAKIVARALRDAGFEVIYTGLHQTPEMIASAALQEDVDAVGLSIMSAAHTTSFPAVIQALKAQGADDILVFGGGIIPEDDIQVLKNQGVHELFTPGTPLEEIIQWVRSHVIPKAA